In Salvelinus alpinus chromosome 22, SLU_Salpinus.1, whole genome shotgun sequence, one genomic interval encodes:
- the LOC139548796 gene encoding calcium/calmodulin-dependent protein kinase kinase 1-like: MSEDTDGLAELAELDSEHNAELADMVAAMNVASNRMTPPNGHRRPLAPARRKLSLSDRKLSLQERSTQPREARQPTIESKRVSISDSQDCIQLNQYKLKDEIGKGSYGVVRLAYNEDDEQYYAMKVFSKKKLMKMCGFPRRPPPRGASTEQGLPPKPLGPLERVYQEIAILKKLDHLNIVHLVEVLDDPAEDNIHMAFELMPKGPVMEVPSDTPFTEEQARFYFRDIILGIEYLHYQKIIHRDIKPSNLLLGDNGHVKIADFGVSNQFEGSDALLSSSAGTPAFMAPEMMTDHEQSFTGKALDVWAMGVTLYCFVYGKCPFIDEYIIGLHNKIRNRPVEFPDTPEVCKELKELIIRMLDKNPDTRITIPEIKEHPWVTEDGTDLLPLEEEHCTVVEVTEEEVQNSIKLIPSLSAVILVKSMLRKRSFSNPFECHNRRAERSMSAPGGLLADSWGRLETEVHPSLRKSSREGELDGNGEGELEDLTEDDGALAEGCW, translated from the exons ATGAGTGAAGACACTGATGGACTGGCAGAGCTGGCAGAGCTGGACTCTGAGCACAATGCAGAGCTGGCTGACATGGTGGCCGCCATGAACGTGGCATCCAACCGGATGACCCCTCCCAACGGCCACCGAAGGCCCCTTGCACCAGCGCGCCGGAAGCTGTCATTGTCAGACAGGAAGCTATCATTGCAGGAGCGATCAACCCAGCCGCGAGAGGCTCGACAGCCCACCATCGAGTCCAAGCGGGTGTCCATTTCGGATtcccag GATTGTATCCAGCTCAACCAATACAAGTTGAAGGATGAGATTGGAAAG GGCTCATATGGTGTGGTGAGATTAGCTTACAATGAAGATGATGAACAATACTAT GCAATGAAAGTTTTTTCAAAAAAGAAGCTGATGAAGATGTGTGGATTTCCTC GACGCCCCCCTCCTCGAGGAGCCAGCACAGAACAGGGACTGCCACCCAAACCCCTGGGGCCACTGGAGAGAGTCTACCAAGAGATCGCCATCCTGAAGAAACTAGATCACCTTAACATTGTCCATCTGGTGGAG GTTCTTGATGATCCTGCTGAAGACAATATCCACATGG CCTTTGAGTTAATGCCAAAAGG CCCAGTGATGGAGGTGCCCTCAGACACTCCCTTCACAGAGGAACAAGCCCGCTTTTACTTCAGAGACATCATCCTGGGGATTGAATACT tGCACTACCAGAAGATCATCCACAGAGACATCAAGCCTTCCAACCTGTTACTGGGAGACAATGGGCATGTGAAGATTGCAGACTTTGGTGTCAGTAACCAGTTTGAGGGGAGTGATGCTCTCCTGTCCAGTTCAGCAGGGACTCCAGCCTTCATGGCGCCAGAGATGATGACTGATCATGAACAGAGCTTTACTGGCAAG GCCTTGGATGTGTGGGCCATGGGAGTCACCCTGTACTGCTTTGTCTATGGGAAG TGCCCTTTCATCGATGAATACATCATCGGCCTGCACAATAAGATCAGGAATAGGCCTGTGGAGTTCCCAGACAC GCCTGAAGTATGCAAGGAGTTGAAGGAGCTTATTATAAGGATGCTGGATAAAAATCCTGATACAAGGATCACCATTCCGGAAATCAAG GAGCACCCGTGGGTGACAGAGGATGGCACTGACCTTCTACCCCTGGAGGAAGAACACTGCACTGTGGTGGAGGTGACTGAGGAGGAGGTCCAGAACTCCATCAAACTCATCCCCAGTCTGTCTGCTGTG ATCCTGGTGAAGTCCATGCTGAGGAAGAGGTCCTTTAGTAACCCCTTTGAGTGTCacaacaggagagcagagaggtctATGTCTGCTCCAGGAGGTCTCCTTGC GGACTCTTGGGGGCGACTGGAAACCGAGGTTCATCCTTCATTGAG